One window of the Nicotiana tabacum cultivar K326 chromosome 4, ASM71507v2, whole genome shotgun sequence genome contains the following:
- the LOC107768182 gene encoding MADS-box protein SOC1-like: MGRGKVELKRIENQTSRQVTFSKRRTGLLKKAFELSILCDAEVALLIFSPSGKAYQFASPDIDRTILRYKNEVGLSKTIDQGFRAMEVRRSEIEDMTRTIDELEARDKHFAGEDLSTLGMKELKQLERQLRIGVERIRSKKRRIISEQINWLKRRHKILHEENIHLQKQVRLHELREGEGSSIFLD; this comes from the exons ATGGGGAGAGGAAAAGTAGAATTGAAGAGAATAGAGAATCAAACAAGCAGGCAAGTCACCTTCTCAAAGAGAAGAACAGGCTTACTTAAAAAAGCCTTTGAACTCTCCATTCTCTGTGATGCTGAGGTTGCCCTTCTCATTTTCTCTCCCTCTGGCAAAGCTTACCAGTTCGCTAGTCCTGA CATCGATAGGACCATTTTAAGGTACAAGAATGAAGTTGGATTATCCAAAACTATTGATCAAGGCTTCAGAGCTATGGAG GTCCGGAGGTCTGAGATTGAAGATATGACGAGAACAATAGATGAACTTGAAGCCAGAGACAA GCATTTTGCTGGAGAAGATCTATCAACTCTTGGCATGAAAGAATTGAAGCAGTTGGAACGTCAGCTGAGAATTGGGGTTGAACGCATTCGCTCTAAAAAG AGGCGTATCATTTCCGAACAAATCAACTGGCTTAAGAGAAGG CATAAAATCCTTCATGAGGAGAACATCCATCTCCAAAAGCAA GTAAGGTTGCATGAGCTACGTGAAGGTGAAGGGAGCTCAATATTTCTTGATTAA